A single genomic interval of Aegicerativicinus sediminis harbors:
- the rpiB gene encoding ribose 5-phosphate isomerase B, giving the protein MTLSIGNDHAGTEYKFAILKYLKDKGYEVINHGTDSKDSADYPDFVHPVAEDVENEKATFGIIVCGSGNGANMTVNKHQGIRSALCWNKEIVELAREHNNANVLSIPARFTALPQVLEMVDTFLNTEFEGGRHQRRISKIPIGC; this is encoded by the coding sequence ATGACACTCTCTATTGGTAATGATCATGCTGGCACAGAATACAAATTTGCTATCCTTAAATATTTAAAAGACAAAGGTTATGAGGTAATCAACCATGGAACTGATAGTAAGGATAGTGCGGATTATCCAGATTTTGTACATCCAGTAGCTGAAGATGTTGAAAATGAAAAAGCTACCTTCGGTATTATTGTGTGTGGCTCTGGAAATGGAGCGAATATGACGGTGAACAAGCATCAAGGCATACGCTCAGCCTTATGTTGGAATAAAGAAATTGTTGAATTGGCGCGCGAGCACAACAACGCAAACGTACTAAGTATACCGGCAAGATTTACAGCGTTACCCCAGGTGTTAGAAATGGTTGATACTTTTTTAAACACTGAATTTGAAGGGGGAAGACACCAAAGACGAATTTCTAAAATACCCATTGGCTGTTAA
- a CDS encoding GNAT family N-acetyltransferase: protein MLDIRIKAFEELNIHELYEILRLRSEIFVVEQNCVYQDLDRKDQIAYHVLGYYKNKLAAYTRIFDKGQYLDHASIGRVVVDQAARSLGLGKKIMVASIDAVKKLYNEDIIIISAQSYLNKFYSDLGFVKIGDEYLEDGIPHTKMIRE, encoded by the coding sequence ATGTTAGATATTAGAATAAAAGCCTTTGAAGAGCTTAACATACATGAGTTGTATGAAATCTTAAGATTAAGGTCTGAAATTTTTGTAGTTGAGCAGAATTGTGTTTATCAAGATTTAGATAGAAAGGATCAAATAGCTTATCATGTTCTAGGATATTATAAAAATAAATTAGCAGCCTATACCAGAATTTTTGATAAGGGTCAGTATCTCGATCATGCAAGTATAGGCAGGGTAGTAGTGGACCAGGCTGCAAGATCTTTAGGTTTAGGGAAAAAAATTATGGTAGCGTCTATAGATGCGGTAAAAAAATTATACAATGAAGACATTATAATAATTTCTGCTCAATCCTATCTAAATAAATTTTATTCAGACTTAGGATTTGTAAAAATCGGAGATGAATATTTAGAGGATGGAATTCCCCATACCAAAATGATAAGAGAATAA
- the rnpA gene encoding ribonuclease P protein component, whose protein sequence is MRYTYKKNEKLKNKRLIDALFSEGKSISVYPLRMIYISLPEEQNKIWKVGVSVSKRSFKRAVDRNRIKRLMRECYRLNKPHFFNNISRSSAFMILYLGNETYDFDALNTKMKQLLKQFVSKN, encoded by the coding sequence ATGCGCTATACCTATAAAAAAAATGAAAAGCTCAAAAACAAGCGTTTAATAGACGCTCTGTTTTCAGAAGGTAAATCCATTTCGGTATATCCTTTAAGAATGATTTATATTTCATTACCAGAAGAGCAAAACAAAATATGGAAGGTTGGGGTAAGCGTAAGTAAACGTTCCTTTAAAAGGGCGGTTGATAGGAACCGAATAAAGCGCTTGATGCGAGAATGTTACCGGCTTAACAAACCACATTTTTTTAACAACATTTCAAGAAGCAGTGCGTTTATGATTTTGTATCTTGGTAATGAAACTTATGATTTTGATGCCCTAAACACCAAAATGAAACAACTTTTAAAACAATTTGTTTCAAAAAACTAA
- a CDS encoding CBS domain-containing protein encodes MSKLTSKEDRAHYMNHLLKDLQALQMMLEGDQIDKYTIRIGAEQEFCLTNKRFMPFNIGLEVLDILNDSDFTTEIGSYNLELNLNPLELRSSCFSLLHDQMKGKLGKAQKAAESLGGNIVLTGILPTLSTKHISLENMTPVPRYSVLNEAIKESRKQDFMIHIRGADEFNLMHDSVMLEGCNTSFQMHLQVSPDEFVDSYNWAQTISAPVLAAATNSPLLFGKELWAETRIALFSQSIDTRARSNLLNHKHSRVSFGNDWHKGNVVDIFKENVFGYRSLLTSEYLRDSVELLNNNETPRLKALNLHNGTVYRWNRPCYGVFNDKPHLRIENRYIPSGPTLKDEIANMVFWIGLMMGRPKDMNEITSNWHYKDVKNNFYAAARYGLATQMRWDNKLVAVDQLILNELLPIAYKGLIRSNVDKDEADFYLSIIERRIAYNTGSTWITKSFRNLLKKHKAYKASQLLTSFMFEKQRMDYPVGRWAVLDISQTKDFEVPDEIKNHMSFSVFTADLTDSLQFAHDIMEWKNIHHLPIINCDQQLIGLLSWTDIQDLDDAQLRNYSIEDYMVENPITITEYETIEQAKSLMELNNFHSLPVLRNDKLVGIITSRDFPK; translated from the coding sequence GTGTCAAAGTTAACATCAAAGGAGGATCGTGCGCATTACATGAATCATTTGTTGAAAGATCTTCAAGCCCTTCAAATGATGTTAGAAGGCGATCAAATCGACAAGTATACAATTCGTATTGGTGCAGAACAGGAATTCTGTTTAACCAATAAAAGATTTATGCCTTTTAATATAGGTTTGGAGGTCCTAGATATTTTAAATGATTCTGACTTTACTACCGAAATAGGAAGTTATAATTTAGAATTAAACCTAAATCCTTTAGAATTACGGAGCTCATGTTTTTCCCTACTTCACGATCAAATGAAAGGAAAGCTCGGAAAGGCACAAAAAGCCGCTGAATCTCTTGGTGGAAATATTGTTTTAACAGGAATATTACCAACGCTTAGTACAAAACATATTTCTCTAGAAAATATGACACCAGTTCCGCGTTATTCTGTATTGAATGAAGCCATCAAAGAATCTCGTAAACAAGATTTCATGATTCATATTAGGGGAGCAGATGAATTTAACCTAATGCATGATTCTGTTATGTTAGAAGGTTGTAATACGAGCTTTCAAATGCATTTACAGGTAAGCCCCGATGAATTTGTGGATAGTTATAATTGGGCACAAACAATATCGGCTCCGGTATTGGCGGCTGCAACTAATTCACCCTTATTATTTGGGAAAGAGTTATGGGCTGAAACCCGAATCGCCTTATTTTCACAAAGTATTGATACTAGAGCACGTTCTAACCTATTAAACCATAAACATTCTCGGGTAAGCTTTGGCAATGATTGGCATAAGGGGAATGTCGTAGATATTTTTAAGGAAAACGTTTTTGGCTATAGAAGTTTGCTAACTTCAGAATACCTTAGGGATAGTGTAGAGTTGTTAAACAACAACGAAACCCCACGATTAAAAGCTCTTAATCTTCATAATGGAACTGTTTATAGGTGGAACCGTCCCTGTTATGGGGTTTTCAATGACAAACCCCATCTGAGAATAGAAAACAGGTATATACCATCTGGTCCAACCTTAAAAGATGAAATAGCTAATATGGTATTTTGGATTGGATTAATGATGGGTAGACCGAAGGATATGAATGAGATTACATCCAATTGGCACTACAAGGATGTAAAGAATAATTTTTATGCCGCTGCGCGTTATGGACTTGCCACCCAGATGAGATGGGACAATAAATTAGTTGCCGTGGATCAATTGATTTTAAATGAATTACTTCCAATTGCATATAAAGGTTTGATAAGGAGTAATGTTGATAAGGACGAGGCGGATTTTTATTTAAGCATTATAGAGAGGAGAATTGCATACAATACTGGATCTACATGGATTACTAAGAGTTTTAGAAATCTTTTAAAAAAGCATAAGGCATATAAAGCCTCACAATTGTTGACGTCTTTTATGTTTGAAAAGCAACGGATGGATTACCCCGTTGGCAGATGGGCGGTATTAGATATTAGCCAAACCAAAGATTTTGAAGTTCCTGATGAAATAAAAAATCACATGTCGTTTTCTGTCTTTACAGCAGATTTAACTGATAGTCTACAATTTGCACATGATATTATGGAATGGAAAAACATACATCATCTTCCTATAATAAATTGTGACCAACAATTAATTGGGTTATTATCGTGGACTGATATTCAGGATTTAGACGATGCGCAATTGAGGAATTATTCTATTGAGGATTATATGGTTGAAAATCCTATTACCATCACGGAATATGAAACTATCGAACAGGCTAAAAGTCTTATGGAATTGAATAACTTTCATTCTTTACCCGTTTTAAGGAATGACAAATTGGTGGGTATTATTACTTCTCGAGACTTTCCAAAATAA
- a CDS encoding S41 family peptidase, with the protein MKKNRLKKYLLPFILVILLITTSAFKSDFFEIAKQIEIFTTMFKELNMNYVDDTNPGDLMDTAIKSMLNDLDPYTNFMNEQDVEAARINNTGDYSGIGASILTLKDKLVIMETYKDFPADKAGLKPGDEIIKVDNISVADFKEDAGNLLQGAEGSTVNLTYLRQGQTNNAVVKRESVEIHAVPHYAMMDGEVGYIVLRKFNEKASSETIRALRELKGEGAKKIILDLRGNPGGLLSEAVNLVNIFVPQNQLVVSTKSKVEKYNKTYYTQKQPIDTEIPLVVLIDGRSASASEIVAGALQDLDRAVIVGSRSFGKGLVQRPKPLVYGTQMKITISRYYTPSGRCIQALDYWHRDEDGEATRISQDKYNAFKTRNGRTVFDGGGIEPDVKMSESIYSPITTAILDDYLIFNYATQYYYNNKVTDLESFKLTDADFNKFKDYLKKENFSFETTTEEAFSEAFDVASKEKMEVVVTDEYNKLINAIKNYKNTAIDMNKSQLMDLLADEIVKRYFYREGLYDYYLDNNPEIKKASEILINSSSYSKYLK; encoded by the coding sequence ATGAAAAAGAACCGCTTAAAAAAATATCTTCTACCCTTTATTCTCGTTATTCTTTTAATAACAACCTCTGCATTTAAAAGTGATTTCTTTGAAATTGCTAAACAAATAGAGATTTTCACCACAATGTTTAAGGAATTAAATATGAATTATGTGGATGACACAAATCCTGGTGATTTAATGGATACAGCCATAAAAAGCATGTTGAATGATTTGGATCCGTATACCAATTTCATGAACGAACAGGATGTTGAAGCGGCAAGAATAAATAATACTGGTGATTATTCTGGTATCGGCGCTAGTATTCTTACACTTAAGGACAAACTTGTTATCATGGAAACCTATAAAGATTTTCCAGCTGATAAGGCCGGTTTAAAACCTGGTGATGAGATTATAAAAGTTGATAATATTTCTGTTGCTGATTTTAAGGAAGACGCTGGAAATTTATTACAGGGAGCTGAAGGTTCTACGGTTAATTTAACTTATTTACGCCAAGGGCAAACAAATAATGCGGTTGTAAAAAGAGAATCCGTAGAAATCCATGCGGTTCCCCATTATGCCATGATGGATGGTGAAGTAGGTTATATAGTGTTACGTAAATTCAATGAAAAGGCATCTTCAGAAACTATCAGGGCTCTTAGAGAACTTAAAGGTGAAGGTGCTAAAAAGATTATTTTAGATTTAAGAGGCAATCCCGGTGGTTTACTTTCGGAGGCAGTGAATCTGGTTAATATATTCGTTCCACAAAACCAGTTGGTGGTATCAACAAAATCTAAAGTTGAGAAATACAACAAAACTTACTATACCCAAAAACAACCAATTGATACTGAAATTCCCTTGGTGGTTTTAATTGATGGTAGAAGTGCTTCGGCTAGTGAAATTGTCGCAGGTGCATTACAAGACTTGGATAGGGCTGTTATTGTTGGTTCTCGAAGCTTTGGAAAAGGTTTGGTACAACGGCCAAAACCTTTGGTATATGGAACCCAAATGAAGATAACAATCTCGAGATATTATACCCCATCAGGTCGCTGTATACAGGCCTTGGATTACTGGCACAGGGATGAAGATGGTGAAGCTACAAGAATTTCACAGGATAAGTATAATGCCTTCAAAACGCGCAATGGTCGCACCGTATTTGATGGTGGTGGAATTGAACCAGATGTTAAAATGTCTGAATCTATCTATAGCCCAATAACAACCGCTATATTGGATGATTATTTAATTTTCAATTATGCCACTCAATATTATTATAACAATAAGGTAACCGATTTAGAATCGTTTAAACTAACAGATGCAGATTTTAATAAGTTTAAGGATTATTTAAAAAAGGAGAATTTTAGCTTTGAAACTACTACTGAAGAGGCTTTCTCAGAAGCTTTTGATGTAGCAAGCAAAGAAAAAATGGAGGTTGTTGTTACTGATGAATATAATAAATTGATAAATGCAATTAAAAATTACAAGAATACGGCAATAGATATGAATAAATCCCAATTAATGGATTTACTTGCAGATGAGATTGTTAAGAGATATTTTTATAGGGAAGGATTGTATGATTATTATTTAGACAATAATCCTGAAATTAAAAAAGCTTCAGAAATTTTAATAAATTCATCATCATATTCAAAATATTTAAAGTAA
- a CDS encoding OmpA family protein, whose translation MKFSLLFFILLTQFLFPQEKYTHEVYFETDQHEVSSTEYNRLMQFLSKIEGLDIERISIYGFTDDRGSDSYNLNLSKRRAESIKTIFSNNEFDESVITNVDGKGEILLKLVKENDIQKIRGLNRKVEIIVQPYDPPREEPVVEKMDVKEILKGPVKAGDKLRLENLLFKTGYAYLMPESVKTLEEIAKVLVERKDIYFTIQGHVCCTQFARDAIDRRTKKRNLSEARAKYIYDYLARKGVEKSRMKYMGMRRKFPLGGDPRFDRRVEILITYAEDPID comes from the coding sequence ATGAAATTCTCCCTGCTCTTTTTTATTTTATTGACCCAGTTTCTTTTTCCCCAAGAAAAATATACTCATGAAGTGTATTTTGAAACGGATCAGCACGAGGTTTCTTCCACCGAATATAATAGGTTGATGCAATTTCTATCTAAAATTGAAGGTTTAGATATAGAACGTATTTCAATTTATGGTTTTACGGATGATAGAGGAAGTGATTCCTATAATTTAAATCTTTCCAAACGTCGTGCCGAGTCTATTAAAACAATCTTTTCTAATAACGAATTTGATGAATCTGTAATTACCAATGTGGATGGTAAGGGAGAGATTCTGTTAAAATTGGTAAAGGAGAATGACATACAAAAAATTAGAGGGTTAAATAGAAAAGTTGAAATAATCGTACAGCCCTATGACCCTCCAAGGGAAGAGCCTGTTGTTGAAAAAATGGACGTAAAAGAGATTCTAAAAGGTCCAGTAAAAGCAGGTGATAAATTAAGGCTTGAAAATTTATTGTTTAAAACTGGGTATGCATATTTAATGCCGGAATCTGTAAAGACTTTAGAAGAGATTGCTAAAGTATTAGTTGAGAGAAAGGATATTTACTTTACAATACAAGGGCATGTTTGCTGTACGCAATTTGCAAGAGACGCCATTGATAGAAGAACTAAAAAAAGAAATCTATCTGAAGCCAGAGCAAAATATATTTATGATTATTTAGCCCGAAAAGGTGTTGAAAAAAGCCGTATGAAATATATGGGTATGCGTAGAAAATTTCCTTTAGGCGGGGATCCAAGATTTGATAGGCGTGTAGAGATTTTAATTACCTATGCTGAAGACCCTATCGATTAA